GGCTGTCGGACCCGGGGTCCTCGAACCCGCCGGGTTTCATGTCGCCGAAGACGCCGACGCCGTAGGCACCGGACAGGACGGCGAACAGCAACGTCAGGACAAGGAGCGGTTTGCGCCTGCGGAAGAGGAATCGCCCCAGCGCCTCGAACATGGTTCTCCCTAGGGGTAGTAAGCGGGCGCCGCAGGCCTGCCAGGGTCCGGCGCCGCGCCAACCGTAACAGCGTTTTGAATGCCCCTTCCAGGGCTCTTGCACACTGTCTAACCGGAAGGGCCCCAGGACACCCCTCGTGACCTGCGGGTTCGCTGGAAAAAACTTCTTCACAGGGGCTTGCGCCTGAGGCCATGGCCGGTCCTGACGCGAGACTGACGTGATGTCAGGGGCCATTCATAACGCTGTTGCAATACGGTGGGACAATGGCCAGGCTCAAGACACATGACGAAGCGCTCCGGCAGCGGCTCATCAACCGCGCGGCCGCCACGGTGTTCGACCGGGGCACCGCGGCGCTGAGCCTTCGACAGCTCGCGGCGGACGTGAAGACCTCGACCACGGCGGTCTACTCGCTGTTCGGCAACAAGGCCGGGCTGCTGGCCAGCCTCTACGAGGAGGCCGCCCGGCTCTTCGTGGTGCGGCTGGCCGGTGTGCCCTCCACCGACGACCCGGCGCGCGACGTGATCCGCCTCGGCATCGCCTACCGCGCCTACGCGCTCGCGAACCCGCACCTGTACGCGATCCTCTTCCTGGAGAGCCTCGCCCAGTTCGAGCCCGCCCCCGAGGGGCAGCGCGAGATGCTGGAGATGTACCAGCCGCTGGTCGACGCGGTGCGCCGCGGACAGCGGGCGGGGCAGTTCACCGAAGCGCTGGAACCCGAGGTCGTGGCCCTGGCGTGCTGGGCCACCGCCCACGGCCTGGTCTCCCTGGAGCTGTCCGGCAACGAGCCGCCCGGCCTGCCCATCGCCGACTCCTACGAGCGGATGCTGGACGCCGTGGTGACCGGCTGGCGGGCCGTCTGAGGGGCGCGCGGGCGGGGCGCGGGGCGTCAGGGGGCGTGTGCGGGCGGGAATCGTACCGCTCCGGCCGCGCACCCCTTCGCGGGCATGACAGCGGCCCCTCGGACCCGTGGGGCGTACGGATCCGGGGGGCCGGTGCCCGGCTCAGGTGCCGGTGCCGGACGCCTCCGCCGGGCTCAGCAGCCGCAGCCGCGCCGGCTCGGGCCCTGGCGTCTCCACGGCGAGGGCCACGGTGTGCTCCGCGGTGGGCCGCAACAGACTGAAGTGCCAGGTGAAGGTGGTGTCGTGCAGGGGGTCGCGCACGCGCGGGGGAGCCGTGCCGCGCGGGGTGAAGGTGAAGGTGTCGAGGTCGCGGCGGACGCCGGTGCCCAGACCCTTGAGGTACGCCTCCTTGAGCACCCAGAGCTCCCGGGTGCGCTCGGGCCGCTCCGCGGCGGGCAGGGCGGCCAGCTCCGCCTGCTCGGAGGGGGCGAGGAAGCGGGCGACGCGGGCCGCCGACGCCACGGAGAGCGGGCCCTCCACGTCCACCCCGCACGCCGGTCCGTCCGTCACGGCGCAGACCACGAGCCCGTCGGTGTGCGAGATGCTGAACCGCACCCCGTACCGCTCGGGCCACGGCTCGGGCCGCCCGTACGCGTTCACCGGGAACCGCCAGCCGTCGACCGGATGCCCGGTGCGTTCGCTGAGCGCGTGCCGGCACAGCAGCCGCCCGGCCAGGAAGTGGCCCCGCTGGCGCGGGGTCAGCATCCGGGCCAGGCGGCCGCGTTCCGTCCCGTCGAGCAGCCGCTCGCCGCCGAGCCCGCTGACGAAGGACGCCGCGGCGGGCTCGGGCAGCAGCCACACCTCCGTCGTCACCGGATCTCCCGGACCGCCCCGGAGGACGGGCGGGCGGTGTCGAGGAGTTCGGCGAGCCGGTAGGCCAGGTCCAGCGCCTGGCCGCGGTTGAGCCGCGGGTCGCACACCGACCGGTAGCGCGCGGGCAGGTCGTCGAAGCCGATCCCGTCGCCGCCGCCGACGCACTCCGTCACGTCGTCGCCGGTCAGCTCCAGGTGGACACCGCCGGGATGGGCGCCGAGACCGGTCAGCACCTCGAAGAACCCGGCCAGTTCGTCGAGCACGTCGTCGAACCGGCGGGTCTTGTGCCCGCTGGGCGCGCTGATCGTGTTGCCGTGCATCGGGTCCGACACCCAGGCCACCGGCAGCCCCTCGGCGGTGACCCGCTCGACCAGGCCCGGCAGCACGTCCCGGATCTTCCCGGCGCCCATCCGGACCACCAGGGTGAGCCGGCCCGGCACGCCCTCGGGCGACAGCCGGCCGATCAGCCGCAGCAGTTCGTCCGTCCCGATGGACGGCCCGATCTTGACGGCGACCGGGTTGCTGATCCGGGAGAAGAACTCCACGTGCGCCCCGTCCAGGCGGCGCGTGCGCTCTCCGATCCACAGCAGGTGCCCCGAGGTGGCGTACGCCCCGCCGGTGGCCGGGTCCAGGCGGACCAGCGCCGACTCGTAGTCCAGCAGCAGCCCCTCGTGCGACATGAACAGCTCGCCGGGGGTGTGCCAGCCGTCGCCGGTGCCGGTGAAGCCGCCCGCCCGCTCGATCTCGGCGGTGAGCGCCTCGTAGCGGTCCCGCTCGGGCGAGGCGTCGGTGAACTCCCGCAGCGCCGCCAGCACCTGGCCGGGCCCGGCGTGCTCACCTGCGCCGTAGGCCCGGACCAGGTTCAAGGTGGCGGCGGAGGTGTGGTGGACCCGCACCAGCCGGTGCGGGTCGGGGGTGCGGGCGGCGGCCGTGAAGGCGTGCCCGTTGACCGCGTCGCCCCGGTACACCGGCAGCTCCACGCCGCCGCGCACCTCGGTGGGCGAGGAACGCGGCTTGGCGTACTGCCCGGCCATCCGGGCCAGCGTCACCACGGGCAGCGAGCGCGCGTACCCGAGGACGGCGGCCAGTTGCTGGAGGGTGCCGGCGGTCCGGCCGATGGACGCCGCGTTCACGGCGTCCAGCTCCTCGGCGCAGTCGCCGCCCTGGACCAGGAACGCCTCCCCGCGCGCGACGGCGGCGAGCCGGGCCCGGAGCAGATCGCACTCGCGGGCCGTCACCAGCGGCAGGGCGGACGCGAGGGCGGTGACCGCCGCGTCCAGCGCGGCGGCGTCCGGCCAGGACGGCTGCTGCCCGGCGGGCAGCCGGCGCCAGCTGGTCTGCGCCGCGTGCGCGGCGGGCGGATCGAGCAGGGAAGTCACGCCGTCAGCTCCGCTCGGTGAGGTGCGAGGGCACCGGTGACCAGGTCGTCCAGGATGGCCGCGCCGTGCAGGGTCATCACGGACTCGGGATGGAACTGCACCGAGGTGAAGCCCGGCCCGCGCAGCGCGTGCACCTCGCCGCTCGCCGGGTCGCGGGCGACCTCGACCAGACCGGGCGCGTGCGGGCTGTCCAGCAGCGCGCTGTCGCTGTACGCGGCGAACGTGTTGTAGAAGTACACCGGCTGCTCGGCGCCGAACAGGTCGATCGTGCGCCGCACCCCCTGGTTCGGGCGGTGCAGCCTGCGCAGTTCCAGGCCGAGCAGCGAGGCGAGCACCTGGTGGCTCAGGCACACCGAGACGAACGGGATCCGCAGGTTGAGGAGGCTGCCGGTGACCGCCCGCAGATGGGCGATCTTGGCGTGGTTCACCTCGCGCGGGTCGCCCGGCCCGGGGCCCAGCAGGACCAGGTCGTGGCCGGTGAGCCGGTACGGCTCGTCGTAGCGGCGGATCGTCACGTCGTAGCCGAGACTGCGCAGTTGCAGCGCGCCCATCGCGGTGAAGGTGTCCTCGGCGTCGATGACGAGGATCCTGCCGCGCGTGGCGGACCCGGCGGGCGGCGGGGCCAGCCAGAAGCGCGACAGCGGCGCGTTGCGCGCGGCCAGCGCCGCCCGCACCCGGGGGTCCGCGCCGAGTCCCGCGGGCGCGCGCCGGTCGGCGACCCGGCGCAGCGCGTCGAGCAGCCCCGCGGCCTTCGCCGAGGTCTCGGCGGCCTCCCGGGCGGGGTCGGAGTCGCGCACCAGCGTGGCGCCGACCCCGATCCGGACCCGGCCCGCCGCGTCGACGTCCGCCGTCCTGATCATGATGGCCGAGTCCATCCGCCGCCGGCCCGCCTCGTCGCGGCCGATCAGCGCGGCCACCCCGGCGTAGTAGCCCCGGGCGTCCGGCTCGAACTTGGCGATCACCTGGGAGGCGCTCTCCAGCGGGCTGCCGGTCACCGTCGGGGCCAGCAGCGTCTCGCGCAGGATCTCCCGCACGTCCCGGCCGCTGTGCCCGACGATGCGGTACTCGGTGTGGGCGAGGTGGGCCATCTCCTTCAGCAGCGGCCCGACCACGTGCGCGTCGTCGCACACGCGGCTCATCATCTTCAGTTCCTCGTCCAGCACCATGTACAGCTCGTTGGTCTCCTTGCCGTCGGCGAGGAAGTCCAGCACCGAGCCGGCATCGGGACCGCCCGCCGGATAGCGGTGGGTGCCGCTGATCGGCGTCATCACGGCCACGCCGTCGTCGAGGCTGACATGGCGCTCCGGGCTGGCCCCGATGAAGGTGCGCCTGCCGGTGTGGATGAGGAACGTCCAGTACGCGCCGGGCTCGCCGCGCAGCAGCCGCCCCCAGAACGCCAGGGCG
The sequence above is drawn from the Streptomyces sp. SAT1 genome and encodes:
- a CDS encoding TetR/AcrR family transcriptional regulator, translating into MARLKTHDEALRQRLINRAAATVFDRGTAALSLRQLAADVKTSTTAVYSLFGNKAGLLASLYEEAARLFVVRLAGVPSTDDPARDVIRLGIAYRAYALANPHLYAILFLESLAQFEPAPEGQREMLEMYQPLVDAVRRGQRAGQFTEALEPEVVALACWATAHGLVSLELSGNEPPGLPIADSYERMLDAVVTGWRAV
- a CDS encoding anthranilate synthase family protein produces the protein MTPPYRPGSAPEPPSLTELAEGGQPFAVLHRPESGTAGQVDVLVGDFGVVAGTADLPVPESGEPGRHEVLAVLPYRVIGERGYDHHNDGEPLLVMPVRAQSQLPVDEVLDTVLAWPFVTGEGRFDLDDEEYGDLVRRVLDEEIGHGSGANFVLKRTFVTEVPDWSARTALAFWGRLLRGEPGAYWTFLIHTGRRTFIGASPERHVSLDDGVAVMTPISGTHRYPAGGPDAGSVLDFLADGKETNELYMVLDEELKMMSRVCDDAHVVGPLLKEMAHLAHTEYRIVGHSGRDVREILRETLLAPTVTGSPLESASQVIAKFEPDARGYYAGVAALIGRDEAGRRRMDSAIMIRTADVDAAGRVRIGVGATLVRDSDPAREAAETSAKAAGLLDALRRVADRRAPAGLGADPRVRAALAARNAPLSRFWLAPPPAGSATRGRILVIDAEDTFTAMGALQLRSLGYDVTIRRYDEPYRLTGHDLVLLGPGPGDPREVNHAKIAHLRAVTGSLLNLRIPFVSVCLSHQVLASLLGLELRRLHRPNQGVRRTIDLFGAEQPVYFYNTFAAYSDSALLDSPHAPGLVEVARDPASGEVHALRGPGFTSVQFHPESVMTLHGAAILDDLVTGALAPHRAELTA
- a CDS encoding 3-deoxy-7-phosphoheptulonate synthase gives rise to the protein MTSLLDPPAAHAAQTSWRRLPAGQQPSWPDAAALDAAVTALASALPLVTARECDLLRARLAAVARGEAFLVQGGDCAEELDAVNAASIGRTAGTLQQLAAVLGYARSLPVVTLARMAGQYAKPRSSPTEVRGGVELPVYRGDAVNGHAFTAAARTPDPHRLVRVHHTSAATLNLVRAYGAGEHAGPGQVLAALREFTDASPERDRYEALTAEIERAGGFTGTGDGWHTPGELFMSHEGLLLDYESALVRLDPATGGAYATSGHLLWIGERTRRLDGAHVEFFSRISNPVAVKIGPSIGTDELLRLIGRLSPEGVPGRLTLVVRMGAGKIRDVLPGLVERVTAEGLPVAWVSDPMHGNTISAPSGHKTRRFDDVLDELAGFFEVLTGLGAHPGGVHLELTGDDVTECVGGGDGIGFDDLPARYRSVCDPRLNRGQALDLAYRLAELLDTARPSSGAVREIR
- a CDS encoding 4'-phosphopantetheinyl transferase family protein is translated as MTTEVWLLPEPAAASFVSGLGGERLLDGTERGRLARMLTPRQRGHFLAGRLLCRHALSERTGHPVDGWRFPVNAYGRPEPWPERYGVRFSISHTDGLVVCAVTDGPACGVDVEGPLSVASAARVARFLAPSEQAELAALPAAERPERTRELWVLKEAYLKGLGTGVRRDLDTFTFTPRGTAPPRVRDPLHDTTFTWHFSLLRPTAEHTVALAVETPGPEPARLRLLSPAEASGTGT